The DNA sequence ATCAAGACCTATCTCAACTTTTTTAGCTACAGCCTTATCTCCTTCTACAACAAATACAAAAAATTCTCCATTTCTTTCTACAACTGCTTCACTCCTTACAACTACAACATCTCTTTTTATATCAGTGTCTACTTTGACCTGTGCTAACATACCAGGTTTTATCATATGGTCTTTATTGTCTACATATATCTTTACAGGATATAACTGTGTCCTACTGTCTATTGCTGGACTAATGACTTTTATCTTTCCTATCAGTTCTGTATCAAAAGCAGAAGGTATGCTTACCTTAACCTCCTGTTCTTTAAATAGTTTATTTATTATATTTTCAGTCACATCTATTTGAACATATACTCTATCTATATCTATTACTGTTATTGCAGGTTGTGTATTAGAAGTCATTTCTCCAGTTTCAATGTTTACACTTGATACTATACCAGTTATAGGTGATTTTATTATCGTATTTTCAAGAGCTTCTAAAGCTTGATTATATGCTACTTGAGCCTGATTTAATGCTGATTTAGCCGCCTCTAATGATTTATCTGAAGCAGCTAGTTCTGCCTGCTCATATTGTGATTTTGAAACTGCTCCTTCTTCATATAATTTTTTAGTTCTTTCAAATGTTATCTTTGCATTTTCAAATTTCTCTTTTGTCAATTCATAATTAGCTTTGGCTCCTTCAAAAGCTACCTTAGCCTGTTCTACTTGTTTTTCTATATCTTCTTTATCTAAAACAAAAAGATTTTGTCCTTTCTTTACCTTATC is a window from the Caloranaerobacter ferrireducens genome containing:
- a CDS encoding efflux RND transporter periplasmic adaptor subunit; the protein is MTRKIIVFFVVISLLIFLLAGCKKADVVKENLSEQERYVPVKVESVTKDTIYNTTVFSGKVYADKDVMIFSKIPGEVTNVFVKLGDKVKKGQNLFVLDKEDIEKQVEQAKVAFEGAKANYELTKEKFENAKITFERTKKLYEEGAVSKSQYEQAELAASDKSLEAAKSALNQAQVAYNQALEALENTIIKSPITGIVSSVNIETGEMTSNTQPAITVIDIDRVYVQIDVTENIINKLFKEQEVKVSIPSAFDTELIGKIKVISPAIDSRTQLYPVKIYVDNKDHMIKPGMLAQVKVDTDIKRDVVVVRSEAVVERNGEFFVFVVEGDKAVAKKVEIGLDTGMYVEIKKGLKEGEKIIVKGQNYVEDQMKVKIVRGE